In Acanthochromis polyacanthus isolate Apoly-LR-REF ecotype Palm Island chromosome 18, KAUST_Apoly_ChrSc, whole genome shotgun sequence, the following proteins share a genomic window:
- the zmat5 gene encoding zinc finger matrin-type protein 5, which produces MGKRYYCDYCDRSFQDNMHNRKKHLNGVQHHRAKKAWYDHFRDAAAILYDEQTKKPCRKFLQKGICDFPNCRFSHMSEEELFHLKRQVEDERRHREDSEDRIMPEPSVEDWLTRREKRQSALSSKGDLKTKEGNEEGQAEIDIPQQFLSIPDLPPSLLPPPPGGWRVKVNTEWG; this is translated from the exons ATGGGGAAGCGGTACTACTGTGACTACTGTGACCGGTCCTTTCAGGACAACATGCATAACaggaaaaaacatctaaatggtGTTCAGCATCACAGAGCTAAAAAGGCCTGGTATGACCATTTCAGAG aTGCTGCAGCCATTCTGTACGATGAGCAAACAAAGAAACCCTGCAGGAAGTTTCTCCAAAAAG GCATTTGTGACTTCCCTAACTGCAGGTTTTCTCACATGTCTGAAGAGGAGCTGTTTCACTTAAAGAGACAGGTGGAAG ATGAAAGACGGCACAGAGAGGACTCTGAGGACAGAATCATGCCTGAGCCAAGTGTAGAAGATTGGCTCACAAGAAGGGAAAAGAGGCAATCTGCCCTCAGTAGCAAAGG AGATCTAAAAACTAAGGAGGGCAATGAAGAGGGTCAAGCAGAAATTGACATACCCCAGCAGTTCCTCTCCATTCCTGACCTTCCACCCTCACTTCTACCTCCTCCACCGGGTGGATGGAGAGTCAAAGTGAACACTGAATGGGGTTGA